The DNA region aattgaggAAATCTTCAGCATTCTCATGGATTTGTTTGaggttatttaaacaataaaatgctttctttggtgatatcgattcattcgggatatgaaggtagcgacattgcaggaaaaaaaataacacgcaTTAGCgggttttgtaaaaaaaaaattctgcaattaTCGCTACTTTCATAACCCGATTGaaccatcaaagaaagcattttgttgtctatattaacatttttcttgtagctaattgataaattgataatgaaaagtacgtaaaatttactaaattactgttaatgtacgtaagtacgtgagctaaaagaaacagctaaATCATCTCCtatgagactttgagtctgacatcgtcatgattattttgtgcagtccgtgatttttcctaggtcgctgtaggtttggaccaatcgataaatcaAATAAAGGCAATATCTGTCCTTTAGATTTCTGTCTGACTGTTTccatagagctatgaattaactatacgTTTCCGTAAGAAATCGAAGGAATAATAATATAGAACTGTAAAGGATAGAAGCTGATACCTCGATGGCATGGAGTCCTGTTGAGGTATGTACACTTGTTTGTTGATCAGCTGTGAGCATGTATAGGTAGCAATGACGCTGTGTCTTAACGGCCAACGTGTGCTATAAGGGAATGTAACAAAAGTACATTAAGTATACAACAAGACCCATACAGAGGAGAATATTCAATTGGAATTCAAAGACAAATATCATTCATTTCTACATTGTAGGGACATTATTACAAatgatatttgtttgtttttttaaccgtagagaaataattatttgaatgtttgtagaagaataaaaacaaatagaTAAGTAAACTTCACAAGAATTACCGAAGCAGCATCATAGTGGAACAGAAAACTTTCGTTCACATTTGGTTCATGTGTAGGTCCAGTATGATGTCCATGTACATGTGTGTTATGAGGATGATGATGACCATGATGTGCAGTTGTGGTCATACCCACAGCCTATTTCAAAAACAacataattttcttttcatgatGTCATTGGCGTAGTTATATTATCGTTATAATTTGAAGTAAATGGCATCAATTtgttgtaattttctttttatgccGTTATTTTCCTTCACACATCAACTTACattaattgaatcaaaatgaatgtACAGAATGAAAGAGAAACACAAagtcaaagagagagagagagagagagagagagagagaatgagtaACAAATTTCTTACCACAGACACTGTACTAATCAAGAAAACAGCGGAGAACATCATTCTTTAATGTGTTCTTAGAACTTGGAGACATCCTTTGCTTATATAAACAAACGTACTCTCTCTTATCTCGATTTTGGCACGATACTGTATTCAAAGtataccatatatatatttctttgggCTATGTAGTGCGTACTGAAGGATATGAAACGTGAACGAACTATTAGATCCAATGTCAAGGTTCACATATTCTAACATCAGATTCACGTTTCAGTGTATTATAGTACTGGTGTCTTATATTCCaaggttttgtttattttcgatTTACTACTGTGTATGTATTTcagaataattttaatattactCTTTGAATATTGTTTCATGGCAAAGGATTATTCAGGACAGAATCATTGTGACATAGGAACGCTGTTTGCTTGTTTCTGTAGTTCATGACATGTGTAGTTACTTGCATTTGTTGAGCTTGCAGTTTCAAAAAATccataaatgaaattatttgaatttttatctgCCCCTGGTAGAAGGAAAGCTAAAAGGTTCAGTACCAATATTCTGTTGTTATTATCCATTAATTACCTTTTTGTAAATAAGCTATCCTTTAATGCAAATAAGATAAATGTTAACATGCAATAAAATCTTCGTAAACTGTATTACTTCATTTGTTTATCATTTGTATATCATCGTTTGTTTGACCTATCGAGTTTTGGtatattattctttcatgatattTGCTTTTGGGACATTTGTACTTTTATTGTTCGATTTGTATGATTATGAACTTTATAAATATCACAGAGGGCGCTCGTCACCACCCACATGTCGTAGCATTCACTCATACAACTGTGTATCATCAATCTTGTACCAGAGAATTAACTAATTACAGTTTTTGTTATGAACCTTCCAGTAAGGTTTAATTACACTCAATATTGATAATGTATGCATTTTATAATTAGCAAATGCAatgtaaaaatgaatatgttttatggTATTATCTATGTCTATATCCCGATATATACAGAACGTTATTGTTAGCACGTATTTTGATTCTACATTGCTCTATATCAGCAACCGTCAGAATAAACACCCAAGTAAATTACATAGGGGACGTGGTATTTTGCATCAAGAATAAAATTGGGAATTTTATTCATGCAGTCAGATATTCATCGAATCAAGCTGAGAAGAAAGGAAAATTCATTATAGTTACGTGCTTTCGTCGCTATACTGTATAAACGATAGCTTTAACTTCGAGTTGAAACATTTTAGCATCTTTAACATATAATCTATGAGTTACCTATGCTAGCTACATTAAAAGTGTGCGTTCACGCTTTGAAGGACAGGTAACGTGTACTGATAtacttattattttaaaaaaataaaaactagtAAAATCTCGAGGTGGCCAGGAAATGTTTTCTCAAGACCAGTCACTGGGTGATattaacaatttcaattttcgAATCCAAAAATAGGCATTATGACCTGCattacaaagtaaaaaaaaatacatatttgtttttgtattaGCTATATATAGTTCTGTATATGAATAAGATTAAAGTTTGCAATTCAGAACGAAAAAAATGGTCCTTACAAatcaattctttatatatgtatgaaaatggattttaaaaggtaaaagtACAAGCGATAATATTACGCTTGCTAATGAAATTGAGCACTTTACAGATCCTAAAAATAGtatatatcttatttctttATGATATTTCATTTTGACCAAATCAAAgtaactttgaattttttacagACACTttcagcttttgtttttatagcTTTGGATCGTCATAACACATAAAAATAAGtcttttataatgattttaaaacgtgTGTTACTCAAAATTAATGAGTCATAGATTATATGTGGTGTAGCTTGTTAGGAACTGTAGACATTGTGTTCCATTATGACTTATGTTATTGAAAATCTTGCTTGAAATCATACACAAAGGCCGTTAAGGCGATGCATCTAGTGACGACTATAGTTGATGTTACTGTTTAATAATTTGAATCAGGGGATGCAGTTTATGAAAAGAAGCGTTCTATTTGGCCGATTTGGTATCCACCTACTCTTACGCGGTattcattggatattttttattcagaaaCTGCCAAGCTAAATACACGTTCCCTGCATTAGGACTTAAAAAACTAAATCACCGCAATGGTTGACCAACAATCTTGTTGTTTaatagtttaaagaaaaaaaaccaggtacctcattttatttttcagcaaagtttttcattgataaaacGCATCAATGTCTTTGACGCAGTACTTATTTTGTCGCAGTTTATTCTagagaattcacaacagatactgactGTAAATAGTACAGaaaatttattctattgaaTTTCAATCGATTAATGGCACGCTCACTTGGCAATCAATTTTTGGAACTATTTTGTTAATCATTATGTCTGTAACAATATAACAATAAACACTTTTGATGTTGATGTTTAATTTTCCGCTGACTTTCAAACACGCTAACCGACTGGCAATCAATTTTTGGAACGCAGTTTACAACTCGCTTTTTGCAATTCAAAAGTAAACTGCATTCTACAACGCATTTCgctattcaaaattatttttttaattttgggtcGGAAATATTTAGCGACACCTACAAGTGGTACACCACTACCTTAGTGAAAACACGGTGAAGTGGCtacatcttaaaaaaaaatcagggaaaacatttgaattacacaattttaattcaatttcaaagcaGGTAGTTGTCTACAGAAATGTGAGAGTCCTGCACTCATAGTGGTGAGATCCTGAGCGGTGACAGCAACTGTAGGACTGTTAGTGTCGATCAAATCAATGATGGACTTCTACAAGAACAGAGCAATCTCACGTTTAATAatgattaatcaattaaaattaagaaaattttcaacacTCACATGGACTTGTTAGATCTCTAAAGGACATAAGATGATACCTCGATGGCATGGAGTCCTGTTGAGGTATGTACACTTGTTTGTTGATCAGCTGTGAGCATGTATAGGTAGCAATGACGCTGTGTCTTAACGGCCAACGTGTGCTATAATGGAGTGTAACAAAATTACATAAGTATACAACAAGATATATACAAAGAAGAATGCTCAATTGGAATTCAAAgacaaaattaattcatttctaCATTGTAGGGACATTAATACAAatgttatttggtttttttttaaaccgtaaagaaataattattttaaagtttaaagagGAATTAAAGCAAATAGATAAGTGAACTTCACAACAATTACCGAAGGAGCGTCATAGTGAAATAGAAAACTTTCGTTCACATTTGGTTCATGTGTAGGTCCAGTATGATGTCCATGTACATGTGTGTTATGTGAATGATGATGACCATGATGTGCAGTTGTGGTCATACCCACAGCCTATTTCAAAAACAACAtagttttttttcatgatatcaTTGGCCTAATTATATTATCGTTATAATTTGAAGTAACTGGCATCTATCCcgtgtatttttctttttaagccGTAATTTTCTTTCACACAGCAACTTGCATTTATTGTATCAAACTGTACGGAGTAAAAGAGAAACACAAAGCCAAagggtaagagagagagagagagagagagagagagagagagagagagagagagagagagacaaatTTCTTAGAAACACAAAGCCAAAGgataaaagagagagagagagagagagagagagagagagagggagagagagagagagagtgacaAATTTCTTACCACAGACACAGTACTAATCAAGAAAAGGGCGGAGAACATCATTCTCTAAAGTATTGATTCGAATTGCGATTGTTGAAATAAGAGCAACCCTTTTCTTATATAAGTAAACGTACTCTTTCTTATCTCAATTTTGGCACGATGCTTTATTCAAAGTATACcatatttatatttctttggGCTACGTAGTGCGTACTGAAGCACATGAAACGTGAACGAACTATTACATCCAATGTAAAGGTTCACATAGTCTAACATTGGATTCACGTTTTAGTGTATTATAGTACTGGTGTCTTATATTCCAAgcttttgtatattttcaaattacttCTGTGTATGTGTTTCAGAATAATTTGAATATTACTCTTTGAATAATGTTTCATGGCAAATGATTATTCAGGACAGAATCATTGTGACATAGGAACACTGTTTGCTTGATTCTGTAGTCCATGACATACATAATTACTTGCATTTCTTGAGCttgcagtttaaaaaaaaatccatgaatgcaattattttaatttttatgtgcCCCTGGTAGATGGAAAGCTAAAAGGTTAAAATTTTTGTATGATTATGAACTTTATAAATATCACAGAGGGCGCTTGCCACCTCGAAAATTTCGTAACATTCACTCATACAACTCTGTATCATCAATCATGTACCAGATGTAAATAACTAATTATGGTTTTTGTTTTGAACCTTCAAGAACAGTTTAATTGCACtcaatattgataaattatgCATTTTAGCAAAcgcaatgtaaaaataaatatgtttcatGGTATGGTCTATGTCTATATCCCGGTATATACAGAACGTTATTGTTAGCACGTATTTTGATTCTCAATTACTTTATATCAGCAACCGTCAGAATAAACACTAAGGTAAATTACATAGGGGAcatgatattttgaataataaataagatttggaATTATATTTATGCAGTCAGACAGCAGTTCATCTAATCACGCTGAGAAGAAAGGTAAATTCATGATAGTTACGTGCTTTCGTCACCTTATTTGTATAAACGATAGCTTTAACTTCGAGTTGAAACATTTTAGCATCTTTAACAAATAGTCTATGAGTTACCTATTTTAGCTACATTCAAAGTGTGCGTTCACGCTTTGAAGGACggtatctttaattcaattgtacctatctttaattcaattgtacctatcttcaaatgattgGAAGATAAGTaattaattgaagataggtacaattatttgaagataggtacaaatatttgaatatatgttaatttgacGTTCcatattaattacactcaatatTGATAATGTATGCATTTTAGCAAACGCAATGTAAAAATGAATCTGTTTTATGGTATAATGTATGTCTATATCCCGGTATATACAGAACGTTATTGTTAGCACGTATTTTGATTCTACATTGCTCTATATCAGCAACCGTCAGAATAAACACCCAAGTAAATTTCATAGGGGACGTGGTATTTTGCATCAAGAATAAAATTGGGAATTTTATTCATGCAGTCAGATATTCATCGAATCAAGCTGAGAAGAAAGGAAAATTCATTATAGTTACGTGCTTTCGTCGCTATACTGGATAAACGATAGCTTTAACTTCGAGTTGAAACATTTTAGCATCTTTAACATATAATCTTTGAGTTACTAATTATAGCTAGATAAAAAGTGTGCGTTCACGCTTTGAAGGACGGGTAACGTGTACTGATATActtattatctttaaaaaatcaaaactagTAAAATCTCGAGGTGGCCAGGAAATGTTTTCTCAAGACCAGTCACTGAGTGATattaacaatttcaattctcGAATCCAAAAATAGGCATTATGACCTGCattacaaagtaaaaaaaaaacaaatttgtttttgtattaGCTATATATAgttctgtatatatatataagattaaAATTGCAATTCAGAACGAAAAAAATGGTCCTTACAAatcaattctttatatatgtatgaaaatggatttaaaaaggtaaaaatacaAGCGATAATATTATGCTTGCTAATGAAATTGAGCACTTTACAGATCCTAGAAATAGCATATATCTTATTTCTTTATGATATTTCATTCTGACCAAAATCAAAGTAACTTTGAACTTTTTACAGACACTttcagcttttgtttttatagcTTTGGATCGTCATAACACATAAAAATAAGtcttttataatgattttaaaacgtgtgttactcaaaattaataaatcataGATTATATATGGTGTAGCTTGTTAGGAACTGTAGACATTGTGTTCCATTATGACTTATGTTATTGAAAATCTTGCTTGAAATCATACACTAAGGCCGTTATGGCGATGCATCGAGTGACGACTATAGTTGATGTTACAGTTTAATAACTTAAATCAGGGGATGCAGTTTA from Crassostrea angulata isolate pt1a10 chromosome 7, ASM2561291v2, whole genome shotgun sequence includes:
- the LOC128157525 gene encoding uncharacterized protein LOC128157525; its protein translation is MMFSAVFLISTVSVAVGMTTTAHHGHHHPHNTHVHGHHTGPTHEPNVNESFLFHYDAASHTLAVKTQRHCYLYMLTADQQTSVHTSTGLHAIEKTIIDLIDTNSPTVAVTAQDLTTMSAGLSHFCRKLPALKLN
- the LOC128191501 gene encoding uncharacterized protein LOC128191501, which encodes MMFSALFLISTVSVAVGMTTTAHHGHHHSHNTHVHGHHTGPTHEPNVNESFLFHYDAPSHTLAVKTQRHCYLYMLTADQQTSVHTSTGLHAIEKSIIDLIDTNSPTVAVTAQDLTTMSAGLSHFCRQLPALKLN